The proteins below come from a single Lepidochelys kempii isolate rLepKem1 chromosome 20, rLepKem1.hap2, whole genome shotgun sequence genomic window:
- the LOC140900975 gene encoding thiol S-methyltransferase TMT1A-like, translated as MVLIPLLQRCIQLLTLPVYLLSYLSLWDPLCKKIFPYLMAKCSTIYNRKLFQQKQDLFSNLGEFAGPSRELRLLEIGTGTGANFQFYPPGCQVTCTDPNPNFEGFLLKSISDSPHLRFQRFMVASGEDLLPVADDSMDVVVCTLVLCSVRSIEQVLREVLRVLRLGGALYFLEHVAADHSSWGYFWQQIYNPTWRYLGDGCCLTRETWKDLEKAGFSELKLRHIDAPMSWNPTRPHIIGYAVK; from the exons ATGGTGctgatccctctcctccagcgaTGCATCCAGCTCCTCACCCTGCCTGTCTACCTGCTCTCTTATCTGAGCTTATGGGACCCCCTCTGTAAGAAGATCTTCCCATATCTCATGGCCAAGTGCTCCACTATCTACAACCGCAAACTCTTCCAACAGAAACAGGACCTGTTCAGCAACCTGGGGGAGTTTGCAGGCCCTTCGAGGGAGCTCAGGCTGCTGGAAATAGGCACAggcacaggcgccaacttccAGTTCTACCCACCCGGATGCCAGGTGACATGCACTGATCCCAACCCCAACTTTGAGGGGTTCCTCCTCAAGAGCATTTCTGACAGCCCACACCTCCGGTTTCAACGGTTCATGGTGGCCTCCGGTGAGGACCTGCTCCCAGTGGCTGACGACTCCATGGATGTGGTGGTTTGCACCTTGGTGCTGTGCTCGGTGCGCAGCATCGAGCAGGTCCTGAGAGAAGTCTTGCGAGTGCTCAGGCTG GGTGGTGCTTTGTATTTCTTGGAGCATGTGGCTGCAGATCATTCCAGCTGGGGCTACTTTTGGCAACAGATCTACAACCCAACCTGGAGATATTTGGGAGACGGGTGCTGCCTGACCAGAGAGACCTGGAAGGACCTGGAGAAGGCAGGGTTCTCGGAACTGAAGTTGCGGCACATAGACGCCCCCATGTCCTGGAACCCTACTCGTCCCCATATAATTGGATATGCTGTGAAATAA